AGGCTTCCTGAACTTCAACTGATACAACTGGAGCAGATGGCCTATACAGCATTGTCCATATAGTGTCGGTGGCTGTACGTGTATTTATGGATTAACAACAGTTTTACGCGTCGACTTTCTCACAAAAATAAACTATACGCTTGGTATACTATACGATGGCAGTAGGAGTTGGTCTTACGGGGTGCCTCGGCGATTGATTAGATGGCAAGGTACTCGTAGGATCTGTATGTGGATGAGAATTCTATTCTTAGTTTGATCGATACATTTTCTTACTGTTTATTGTTTACTTAATCTAGATCACGAAGAGGCCCTTTTCAATCCTAATTGCCGCATTCTTCATTTGTTAGAAGACATTAGAAGGCGATGCAACTGTCCAGAAAACGGTTTGTTTTCTGATTATTGGTTAACGAACGCAAAGAGAGTTAGAGtctgaacagttttttttttttcaatttagcgTGTGTCAACTTCTTTATAATGGTGTTTTTACAATAGTTCTttccattcttttttctttgtagttGTTATCGACTTGTCGGATCTGCGAGGCGCGGTCAAAAATCTCACTGATCACCTGTCTTCCAACGGCAATGAATTCCTCAACGAAAGGGAAACATTCATACTGGTGCGAGTTGAAAGTAAGACATGTATTTTCGAATTTGATCAAGAAGATGTTTGCATTTCTTAAGTGATTATTCAGTAATATTACTATAATCTTGGGGAAACTGTGTTCGTTAGCTTTATCATTTTGAATAGTGCGTCTTTTTTACTAGTTTCTGATATTTTTTTACCCAAATGTCAGTACTGACCAGTCAACAAAGTTTATGTCAGCAGTAGTATTATATTCATATAAAAAGCAAAGGCAAAGAATGATAGGTAATAATGATAGACTTTAGCGAAATAGTATGGAACCGTTTGTTCGTGAGGTTTGAGGTAGTTGTTATAATAGTTAATATCTATCCCAGACTTTACTTAAAATGCAGGGGTGGAtctaggattttttttaggagggggtgcactcgtctcttgctcttcttcaacaccaataaaccacatagttttttttgcagaaaaccagttgtattagaaaaccgcaggtcatctcctgggggggggggggggtgcgcaccccctgcaccctccccctagatccgcccctgaaatgATCATTACTGCCCCCCTTCTTTTTCCAGAAAACCCAACAGAAGGGCGCGACTTTCCATTGTACACACCTCTCCTAGATGATGAGGACGTACTAACAACAGATTTCTTAGGTGAGCAAAAGCAAATctttgatgacgtcattgcttttttgttgttttaatttaacAACTTTTATTAATTCTTCACACTTAAATAATGaatacaaaaactaaaaattactTAAAACTGCTACAGAGccacaaaacacaaaatatcCAAACATAGTGACGTCATTGTTGACATTTAGTTTCTTGAGCGTGCAGATTTCTTGGAAAAGCCGTATTGCTAACTAAAATTGACGCCAAACGAGTTGAAAGCAAGGGCTTGTTAAACATCGTAGCCTGTGCAATCTTTAGCCCTTTGCATGTAATACTTAAAGAAATCACCTAGCAAATGAGCCCAAACCCTCTTAAAATTgaataattcaaaattttaaataaggtTTCGAGGGAGTATTATGTTACCTCAGTATAAGTGGCTGCAAAAGCAAGAGCATTAAAGTTAAGATTTACCGTTTATTGTTTATCTTTTATAGTAGTCACAGACAGTATCAACTTATTTTTGAACAactgttttgtatttattgCAGAAAGTTTACGACGGACGCCCACAGACACATTGGAAATAAGCGGCAGAACCTCTCGTGGCATGCGTCGAAGTAGCATGAAACCAGGTGTCAAGCATAAAATGTCCGCGAATTCAGAAAAACTCAGTCCAACGGGAAATAATAACAATGGAAATAAACTTCCGGCGAGTAGACGAAAATCAAGCTCTAATCGGAGGAGTTAGATTGATTTCGTATTTATGCATCTTTCTGCATTTCTTTTGTCCACAGTGCGTGCTCTCACTGACTACTTCGGGGTCACACGACatctaaaaacaaaactgtttcccgccaaaaaaccCGAAGGGGCattattgcaaaagctatgaCGTCAGAGATAAACTTCCAATCGTGAAAAGTTTGCCACCATTAATCATCCTTTTTAAGGTTTTGCGACGACAACTATATGGCCTCGTTAGATATGAATGTTTTTGTATAACAACCTCCTTTTGCATATACGTTGGAATTTGTCGTCTCGCACTGTTAGTTGCTTTACAATGTAAACGGAAATAACATACATTTATTTggttttacttatttattaattaAGAGTTCTTGTATATTAACTTGACTTCGTTGTTAAATTAAACCTTTTGTATTCACACAAAGACAAAGGTGTTTAGGAAATTAAAGAGAGACTACAAGAACAACGAATACTTAACCTCAAAGACGGTCACTGTAAAAGTAAATTGATTATAATCATTCCACCCAGATCTCTTGAGATAGGCGATGCCACCTCCTAACCCACACTGCTAACTTAGCAGTATATAGTGAACTTTAAATCATTTGGTTTAATTTGACGCCGAAAAATATAGGATAAAAATGTGCCTTTCTCGTACAAAAGCATAGTGTACCCGTGAATCAGTCATAACGCATTTACATTTGACGAATTTACGCTATTAACAGATGAAGGTTAAACGTATTTCTCAGTAGTTTCTCATGGAACACA
The genomic region above belongs to Porites lutea chromosome 12, jaPorLute2.1, whole genome shotgun sequence and contains:
- the LOC140953961 gene encoding uncharacterized protein CXorf65 homolog; this translates as MFITVKYGDHEEALFNPNCRILHLLEDIRRRCNCPENVVIDLSDLRGAVKNLTDHLSSNGNEFLNERETFILVRVEKNPTEGRDFPLYTPLLDDEDVLTTDFLESLRRTPTDTLEISGRTSRGMRRSSMKPGVKHKMSANSEKLSPTGNNNNGNKLPASRRKSSSNRRS